In Debaryomyces hansenii CBS767 chromosome A complete sequence, a genomic segment contains:
- a CDS encoding DEHA2D15180p (weakly similar to uniprot|Q00246 Saccharomyces cerevisiae YKR055W RHO4 Non-essential small GTPase of the Rho/Rac subfamily of Ras-like proteins likely to be involved in the establishment of cell polarity): MSKRFSVLSKPTEAEEPSFNPYDNVKRISQIEKQKKEFNQRYNSPKIIIRDDPVIPDYRLVDGFKKHANYNMKIVVVGDGGCGKTCLLVSYVQQKFPEIYVPTVFENYVAHISTPTNKIIELALWDTAGQEEYDRLRPLSYPDVDVLLICFSLDNLTSLQNVKDNWFPEVSHFCPGIPIVLVGTKADLPTTIDPDLPIQLATEINAVGYIQCSAKTMFNIKAVFNFALDHFQKQMEYHEQVEKSQKNRLSKAFGHSRSQSGNSYKKHHYKNSSLDSAMLLDGPLTEDNFTENPYGNFGNESKYNEDEFAFTRTSKKKKRKCIIL; the protein is encoded by the coding sequence ATGTCTAAACGATTTTCAGTGTTGAGTAAGCCTACGGAGGCAGAAGAACCGTCGTTCAATCCATATGATAATGTCAAGAGAATATCGCAGATTgagaagcagaagaaagaatttaaCCAACGATACAACTCAccaaaaattatcatcagGGATGATCCTGTGATACCTGATTATCGTCTCGTAGACGGATTTAAGAAGCACGCGAATTATAATATGAAAATCGTAGTCGTGGGCGATGGTGGTTGCGGTAAGACATGCTTGCTTGTATCATACGTCCAACAGAAGTTTCCCGAGATATATGTACCCACAGTGTTCGAAAATTATGTCGCTCATATTTCCACTCCGACTAATAAGATAATAGAATTGGCGCTTTGGGATACAGCAGGACAGGAGGAATACGACAGGTTGAGGCCGTTGTCGTACCCGGATGTCGATGTGTTGTTGATTTGTTTTTCTTTGGATAATTTGACGTCTTTGCAAAATGTCAAAGATAACTGGTTCCCTGAGGTATCGCACTTTTGTCCTGGAATCCCAATAGTATTGGTTGGAACCAAGGCAGATTTGCCAACTACTATAGACCCCGATTTACCCATCCAATTGGCCACAGAGATCAATGCCGTAGGGTATATCCAATGTTCGGCCAAGACCATGTTTAACATCAAAGCTGTGTTTAACTTTGCATTGGACCATTTCCAGAAGCAAATGGAGTACCACGAACAAGTAGAGAAATCGCAAAAGAATAGGTTATCGAAAGCCTTTGGCCATTCCAGAAGTCAATCAGGGAACTCATATAAAAAGCACCACTACAAAAACTCATCGTTGGACTCTGCCATGTTATTGGATGGGCCTTTAACCGAAGATAATTTTACCGAAAACCCTTATGGAAACTTTGGCAATGAAAGCAAgtataatgaagatgaatttgcATTTACAAGGACgctgaaaaagaaaaagagaaagtgcattattttgtaa